From Pseudoalteromonas sp. R3, one genomic window encodes:
- a CDS encoding tetratricopeptide repeat protein, producing the protein MQLLLQRAFIPVVLLMGLHTSNALATTSLSQLKSALDQGQFEQAYALAQSQFEDAAGDPEFDFLYARAALETNRFNEAVFALERVLAAKPNHQPSLFLLGLTYNKQKNYPQAASTLNNLLATPLSDEFRQRVTRALHAIEENLASMKQQLKHRVSLALGHDSNVNSGTTDDRIVIGGLPLFIDDSSRETSDGFARASYRFDGRWQQTQHQAWRANIQLSNQVHQDSDEFDRAQFSANISYIRDIDAFQLHLGTQLGVMSLDSDTYQQDAGVFGALRYTMSSHWSAAFNLSAFNLNNVRDSALDSRLYTSTMALSRTGQNWLVRLSAGYTWQPAQEPSAEHYARDYSHLGAALIYRLNDAHRLSARVQYRDIAHRAAHPFFLQVRDETLHIAQLGWLYQISPAWGMETKLAYYDKDSSLQLYSYDRTEWSLGVHYDF; encoded by the coding sequence ATGCAGCTATTACTTCAACGCGCGTTTATTCCAGTCGTTTTGCTCATGGGCCTACACACCAGTAATGCCTTGGCTACAACGTCGCTTTCACAACTCAAATCAGCGCTGGATCAGGGCCAGTTTGAGCAAGCTTATGCACTGGCACAGTCACAGTTCGAAGATGCGGCAGGCGACCCCGAATTTGACTTCCTCTACGCCAGAGCCGCATTGGAGACCAACCGCTTTAATGAAGCCGTTTTTGCGCTTGAACGCGTCCTCGCTGCAAAGCCAAACCACCAGCCCAGCTTGTTCTTATTGGGCCTGACCTATAACAAGCAAAAGAACTACCCTCAGGCCGCCAGCACCCTCAATAATCTGTTAGCCACACCGCTCAGTGATGAGTTTCGGCAACGAGTAACGCGCGCGCTGCACGCCATTGAAGAAAACCTGGCCAGTATGAAACAACAGCTTAAGCACCGGGTATCATTAGCCCTGGGCCATGACAGCAATGTCAACAGTGGCACGACTGATGACCGTATTGTCATTGGTGGCTTACCTCTGTTTATCGACGACAGCAGCCGTGAAACATCGGATGGATTTGCCCGTGCAAGCTATCGCTTTGATGGCCGCTGGCAGCAAACTCAGCATCAGGCTTGGCGGGCAAACATTCAGTTGTCGAATCAGGTTCACCAGGACAGTGATGAGTTCGACAGAGCACAGTTCAGCGCCAACATTAGCTATATCAGGGATATAGACGCATTTCAGCTCCATCTCGGGACTCAGCTGGGTGTTATGTCTCTTGACTCAGATACCTATCAACAGGATGCAGGCGTGTTTGGCGCGCTCCGCTACACCATGAGCTCGCACTGGTCTGCAGCGTTCAATCTCAGTGCTTTTAACCTCAATAACGTGCGTGACAGCGCACTGGACAGCCGGCTATATACATCCACAATGGCACTCAGCAGAACCGGCCAAAACTGGCTCGTTCGTCTGAGTGCAGGCTATACCTGGCAACCTGCGCAAGAGCCATCAGCGGAACATTATGCAAGAGATTACAGCCACTTAGGTGCTGCGCTGATTTATCGCCTTAACGACGCCCATCGACTCAGTGCCAGAGTGCAGTATCGAGATATAGCACACCGCGCTGCCCACCCCTTTTTCTTACAGGTACGCGACGAAACACTCCATATCGCCCAATTAGGCTGGCTCTACCAGATATCACCCGCCTGGGGTATGGAAACAAAACTGGCTTATTACGACAAAGACAGCTCACTACAGCTGTACAGCTATGATCGTACTGAATGGTCCTTAGGAGTACATTATGATTTCTAA
- a CDS encoding FecR family protein, with the protein MAAFRATQTIRTLSSVTALFNHSAIEPGRSGRKNPDVTGQVVATATDSEAQRALKRRSPVFDVDVVNTGQQSNAQLRMQDGALIALKENTQLIISEYSGSSEEDGSVVMELVTGGLRTITGKIKGNKDNYQLKTPVGSIGIRGTHYEVEWQGDTLLLAVWDGTIEVSVNDQPLLLGQEGNYSFASVSQSGEVTTLLAPPQQLSRLTPPSQATSSDSEPDAQTDQSDTSSGLDETASESTSLAIAQAPVATTPTSQQAFETALPDVGRDISDNDFISEESLDTFGVEPIEDLIAERTGTALYTVLERSEFSSSAGAVSDIQMQISVDFDTGTVPQGVLSFSDPQGEWFAAFNGLIDANGMTLGVNFASHGQNLAEGTIETLFSDELSKLRGSFNLNEIDQPDVTASGLFTLSQP; encoded by the coding sequence TTGGCAGCTTTTCGGGCCACTCAGACAATCCGCACTCTCAGCAGTGTTACTGCCCTGTTTAATCACAGCGCAATCGAGCCTGGCCGCTCCGGCAGGAAAAACCCTGATGTCACGGGGCAAGTGGTTGCGACGGCTACTGACAGTGAAGCACAACGCGCGTTAAAACGGCGCAGTCCCGTCTTTGATGTTGATGTCGTGAATACAGGTCAACAAAGTAATGCTCAGTTGCGCATGCAAGATGGAGCGCTGATCGCATTAAAAGAAAATACACAGCTCATCATCAGTGAGTACTCAGGCTCTTCTGAAGAAGATGGTTCTGTCGTTATGGAACTGGTTACAGGCGGTTTGCGTACTATTACCGGTAAAATCAAAGGAAATAAAGACAATTACCAGCTGAAAACCCCTGTGGGCAGTATCGGGATCCGAGGCACCCACTACGAGGTCGAATGGCAAGGTGATACGCTATTATTAGCGGTTTGGGATGGCACCATTGAAGTCAGTGTGAATGACCAGCCGCTATTACTCGGTCAGGAAGGCAACTATTCGTTTGCCAGCGTCAGTCAAAGCGGCGAAGTGACAACCTTACTCGCCCCACCACAGCAACTGTCTCGGCTTACGCCGCCCAGCCAGGCCACCAGCAGCGATTCTGAGCCTGACGCACAAACTGATCAAAGCGACACATCGTCAGGGCTAGACGAAACAGCCTCCGAATCTACATCCCTGGCCATCGCACAAGCCCCCGTTGCAACAACTCCAACTTCTCAGCAAGCTTTTGAAACAGCCTTACCTGATGTTGGCCGTGATATTTCCGATAACGACTTTATTAGCGAGGAGAGTCTCGACACCTTTGGGGTGGAGCCCATTGAAGACCTGATTGCAGAGCGCACGGGTACCGCACTTTATACCGTCCTTGAGCGTTCAGAGTTTAGCTCTTCTGCTGGGGCGGTGAGTGATATTCAGATGCAGATCAGTGTTGATTTTGACACTGGCACGGTCCCTCAGGGGGTGCTGTCGTTCAGCGATCCGCAAGGTGAGTGGTTTGCAGCCTTTAATGGTCTGATAGACGCCAATGGCATGACGCTGGGCGTGAATTTTGCCTCTCATGGACAGAACCTGGCAGAGGGAACCATAGAAACGCTGTTTAGCGACGAGCTGAGCAAGTTACGTGGCAGCTTTAATCTAAATGAAATTGACCAGCCAGATGTAACCGCCTCTGGCTTGTTTACTTTGAGCCAACCTTAA
- a CDS encoding Ig-like domain-containing protein, whose amino-acid sequence MKRSQLHQLGFLTLLCSALVTGCSGDGDNATTPINDSISAPPAQDQNTDQPDAVPGQATLIPFDYQPKLASRSLAARQVVNTQFVNGTGTVLFPDTQRTYRGNITVSLGAITDPDGVSRVLLGFENAELAQVLCDGNCSDPFAFTETGINPVNFAQQPGSVQLQVWVEDNEGNLSTVATQQITWLPRSVAFNSTERSDGTASLDWQPLSSFLRYNAYLAESPIDDVRTVTTLPGGQRAIALTDSSHVFSGLDPQKHYYTRISAIDGSGESAFSESRMLAAPDLVTPTAVSDSFSGIQFESVSGNLLTNDNANGLPPLTLVTTPVRSPQNGTLTLFTDGRFTYVPRDTFFGSDSFRYRIVNSQGATAEAEVSLLIEQVNQDPIAFDNHYALEQNSELTISGAGLLVNDIDFDGDPLTIDTTPVIDVQHGILTLSPDGSFNYRPDTGFIGTDSFEYRVEDGKGGSNTATITLSIEVEVSNFPPVAVNDSYQTNEDEQLFVDIPGVLSNDSDADEDPLALAIIEQPTMGTLELSDTGSFRYTPQQNSYGQDYFVYQVDDGAASVQAFVVIDVTEVNDAPLANDDSIEAAQGQAVSILVAANDQDIDGSLNLTSLVLVEGPSHGTVNLSNDSTHFIYQSDADYRGSDSFTYQIKDDRGALSNIASVFIEVTGDNILPVAANDSATTQQNEPVTIDVLANDSDADGSLNYNSLTVVTAPTNGSVALDLVGLGALSIRRKAVSLAPILLPIRCKILKVVFPIQRQSPSPLRDSIKLPLPTTTLPHWK is encoded by the coding sequence ATGAAGCGCTCGCAATTACACCAACTGGGCTTTCTGACGCTACTCTGTAGCGCGCTGGTAACGGGTTGCTCAGGCGATGGTGACAACGCAACAACACCGATCAATGACAGCATAAGTGCACCACCCGCACAGGATCAGAACACGGATCAACCAGACGCTGTGCCAGGACAAGCAACCCTGATCCCCTTTGACTATCAACCCAAACTCGCCAGTCGCAGCCTGGCTGCCCGACAAGTGGTGAACACCCAGTTTGTGAACGGTACAGGTACCGTGCTGTTCCCCGATACACAGCGTACTTATCGGGGAAACATCACCGTATCTCTGGGAGCGATTACCGATCCGGATGGGGTTAGTCGGGTCTTGCTGGGGTTTGAAAATGCCGAGCTGGCTCAGGTGCTGTGCGATGGGAATTGCAGCGACCCCTTTGCCTTTACTGAAACCGGGATCAATCCGGTGAATTTCGCACAGCAACCCGGTAGTGTGCAATTACAAGTCTGGGTCGAAGACAATGAAGGCAACCTGAGCACAGTCGCCACCCAGCAAATCACCTGGCTCCCACGGAGCGTCGCATTTAATAGTACGGAGCGCAGTGACGGTACAGCCTCGCTCGATTGGCAACCACTTTCGAGCTTTTTACGTTACAACGCCTATCTGGCCGAATCGCCGATTGATGATGTACGAACCGTCACTACTTTACCCGGTGGCCAGCGGGCGATAGCCTTAACAGATTCAAGCCATGTCTTTAGCGGGCTCGACCCACAAAAGCACTATTACACTCGGATCTCAGCCATTGATGGCAGTGGTGAAAGCGCCTTCAGCGAGTCTCGTATGCTGGCAGCCCCTGATCTGGTCACACCAACGGCCGTCTCTGACAGCTTTAGTGGCATTCAGTTTGAGTCTGTCTCTGGCAATCTGCTGACCAATGACAATGCCAACGGTCTGCCTCCTTTGACTTTGGTTACCACGCCAGTCAGATCGCCACAAAATGGCACCCTGACGCTCTTTACTGATGGTCGCTTTACCTATGTCCCCAGAGACACCTTCTTTGGCTCAGACAGTTTTCGCTACCGGATAGTCAACAGCCAGGGGGCGACTGCCGAGGCCGAGGTATCCCTGCTAATTGAACAAGTAAACCAGGATCCCATAGCCTTTGATAACCACTATGCGCTTGAACAAAATAGCGAATTAACCATCAGCGGAGCCGGACTACTGGTCAATGATATTGATTTTGATGGCGACCCATTGACCATCGACACAACACCGGTAATCGATGTGCAGCATGGTATATTGACACTCAGTCCCGACGGCAGCTTTAACTATCGGCCTGATACCGGCTTTATCGGGACCGATAGCTTCGAATATCGGGTTGAAGATGGCAAGGGCGGCTCAAATACCGCCACCATCACGCTGAGCATAGAGGTCGAAGTCAGCAACTTTCCTCCTGTCGCCGTCAATGACAGTTACCAAACCAATGAAGATGAACAGCTGTTTGTCGACATTCCGGGCGTACTGAGTAACGACAGTGACGCCGATGAAGATCCTCTAGCGCTTGCAATTATTGAGCAACCCACCATGGGCACGTTAGAACTCAGTGATACAGGGAGTTTCCGTTACACCCCACAACAAAACAGTTATGGGCAGGACTACTTTGTTTATCAGGTGGACGATGGGGCAGCCAGTGTACAAGCCTTTGTTGTGATAGACGTAACAGAAGTGAATGATGCACCACTGGCCAATGATGACAGCATTGAGGCCGCACAAGGACAAGCCGTTAGTATCCTGGTGGCCGCCAATGATCAAGATATAGATGGCAGTTTAAACCTGACCAGCCTGGTCCTGGTCGAGGGGCCAAGCCATGGCACTGTGAACCTGAGCAATGACAGCACACACTTTATTTACCAAAGTGATGCTGATTACCGTGGCAGCGACAGCTTCACCTATCAAATAAAAGATGACAGAGGCGCCCTGTCCAATATCGCCAGTGTATTTATTGAAGTGACCGGAGACAATATCCTGCCAGTCGCGGCCAATGACAGTGCAACAACGCAGCAGAACGAGCCGGTCACCATTGATGTTCTGGCCAATGACAGCGACGCCGACGGCAGCCTAAATTACAACAGCCTAACCGTTGTGACGGCACCAACCAATGGCAGTGTGGCACTCGATCTTGTCGGTCTTGGGGCTTTATCTATACGCCGCAAAGCGGTTTCTTTGGCACCGATACTTTTACCTATCAGGTGCAAGATACTGAAGGTGGTATTTCCAATACAGCGACAGTCACCATCACCGTTGCGCGACTCAATCAAGCTCCCATTGCCAACAACGACACTGCCACACTGGAAATAG
- a CDS encoding Ig-like domain-containing protein, with protein MQDTEGGISNTATVTITVARLNQAPIANNDTATLEIAQSVTIEVLENDSDTDGTLQTDSIEIVEPAIMGSTEVNSTGSITYFHTGTSEGEDTFTYRVKDNNGALSNTATVTVTITAPDTTPVAVNDSAETDKNVAVNIAILNNDQAKGRSLLINSITFVTLPSHGSVSIDSVSGSAQYTPQFNFVGSDSFSYTVNNDLAETSNVATVTLAVNDKNYAPTVEPGSAEIDTNVSNGTEIVQISASDPDGDTLSYALSGTNSTLFSVDSDGKVTVANADQIASNGAQTYTLTISVCDSGTPQLCAESELSIVVTQAAPRYVASKRSNFGSDGSLMVALNASLEFHSPGQTVLQSDGKLVSVGAVGHLNDAAGRNIHRAYVSRQLSDGRPDNGFADAGNFQSGFGIEIESIPQDVWAKVAAVDTQGRIYVAGYVNFTSSQQLLVFRLLGDGALDTSYANGNGYMTLPLGSDVFVTPVAIALEDNETVTVLSNIRATSSATTGTVTISRITAQGEVSVIQALADTPTKNARGMVTLPSGDYLVYGEITSSETGEDIMLMRLTRSTLTPDSSFQNNGLLQINITPVPDGANGNQFNDTTRHVQIKDSNTLLVTGLTTLDESGEVRSVYLLQITMDGVLDTAFAGTGKRTYMLSELPTDSSNDISDYPATGIGIVADSDTYYLALQRSFFGSDQVVQVIKVGLNGDVDTNWLPGNNGFSIYHGTGLKVFDLLETQGGLLLSGQKFNYLGNNYLSEHWLGEVTTTAEFNQNFGSFGQRTVSVGRRDETFVAGHTSSFSASAGHLLLSGQANNWQSSPQAVPYVLKLDGVGQRTRTFGNLGLTSTVPVTTMGTMSSATVGAIAEDSAGAVLLSASGIVSVSAGDEQAMATFSKFNNLGTLDTTFANSGVFSLTASEYKAEASALDLTQLTVLPSGDILALGQVTASCYTHSMAFIVSSSGSLSSSFEYTIPGTPSCSPNAHRVSMIHTVGSSLVGIGQSQPGPTAPLLLLAKASVTGVPDTSFGTDGLALLDIGLSAGDDITIKGSMVDASQGFIVFGYAGTNNFVVRVTSSGALDTSFADGGVLKFAQLEGEAVLLSQAWIESSGKLLLFAQASSSKSLYVGQLLLSESPGSWDSSFNDTGAQLFSSSVTGNLVTVLAQSSSTEFVFVLQQSAPARVNLQAGQVVQQ; from the coding sequence GTGCAAGATACTGAAGGTGGTATTTCCAATACAGCGACAGTCACCATCACCGTTGCGCGACTCAATCAAGCTCCCATTGCCAACAACGACACTGCCACACTGGAAATAGCTCAGTCCGTCACTATTGAGGTACTGGAAAACGACAGCGATACCGATGGCACATTACAAACAGACAGCATAGAGATTGTAGAGCCCGCTATTATGGGCTCCACAGAAGTAAACAGTACCGGCTCCATCACCTATTTCCATACCGGCACTTCAGAAGGGGAAGACACTTTTACTTATCGCGTCAAAGACAACAATGGTGCCCTCTCTAATACCGCGACTGTGACTGTCACAATTACCGCGCCCGACACCACACCAGTGGCTGTCAATGACAGTGCTGAAACCGACAAAAATGTGGCTGTAAATATCGCGATATTGAATAATGATCAGGCGAAAGGCCGTAGCCTGCTCATCAACAGTATCACTTTTGTAACATTACCAAGTCATGGCAGTGTCTCGATTGACAGTGTCAGTGGCTCAGCCCAGTACACCCCGCAGTTTAATTTCGTTGGCAGTGACAGCTTTAGTTACACCGTGAACAACGATTTGGCCGAAACATCGAATGTCGCGACGGTGACACTGGCCGTCAACGACAAAAACTACGCGCCTACTGTGGAGCCTGGCTCGGCAGAAATCGACACAAATGTCAGTAATGGTACTGAGATAGTGCAGATCAGCGCTTCAGACCCCGATGGCGACACTTTGAGCTATGCACTGTCCGGCACCAATTCAACCCTGTTTTCCGTTGATAGTGATGGCAAAGTGACCGTGGCAAATGCTGATCAGATTGCCAGCAATGGCGCGCAAACCTACACTCTGACCATCTCAGTCTGCGACTCAGGCACCCCACAACTGTGCGCTGAAAGTGAGCTCAGTATTGTTGTTACACAAGCAGCTCCACGCTATGTGGCCAGTAAACGCAGTAACTTTGGCAGTGATGGCAGCCTAATGGTGGCACTCAATGCCAGCCTGGAGTTTCATAGCCCTGGGCAAACTGTTCTGCAAAGCGATGGCAAGCTGGTAAGTGTGGGAGCTGTTGGTCATTTGAATGATGCCGCTGGTCGCAATATCCACAGAGCCTATGTAAGCAGACAACTCAGTGATGGCCGTCCGGACAATGGGTTTGCCGACGCGGGTAACTTCCAAAGTGGCTTTGGTATAGAGATTGAAAGCATTCCACAGGATGTCTGGGCTAAGGTCGCTGCTGTTGATACACAAGGGCGCATTTATGTAGCCGGGTACGTTAATTTCACCAGTTCACAGCAATTGCTGGTTTTCCGCCTGCTGGGAGATGGCGCTTTAGATACCAGCTATGCCAATGGCAATGGATATATGACCTTGCCCCTGGGCAGCGACGTCTTTGTGACGCCTGTCGCCATTGCACTGGAAGACAACGAGACAGTGACCGTACTGAGTAATATCAGAGCCACAAGCAGCGCAACCACGGGCACTGTCACCATATCCAGGATCACTGCGCAGGGAGAAGTCTCGGTTATTCAGGCGCTTGCAGACACACCCACTAAAAATGCACGAGGTATGGTCACTCTGCCGTCCGGTGACTATCTTGTGTATGGGGAGATCACCTCCAGCGAAACAGGTGAAGATATCATGTTGATGCGCCTCACGCGTAGCACGTTGACTCCGGATAGTAGCTTCCAGAACAATGGCCTGTTACAAATCAATATTACACCTGTGCCGGATGGTGCCAACGGTAACCAATTCAATGACACAACGCGTCATGTGCAGATCAAAGACAGCAACACTCTATTGGTCACCGGACTCACCACACTGGACGAGAGCGGAGAAGTGCGCTCGGTGTACTTACTGCAAATCACCATGGATGGCGTATTAGACACCGCATTTGCAGGCACAGGTAAGCGCACTTATATGCTCAGTGAACTTCCTACTGATTCTAGCAATGATATATCCGACTACCCTGCTACGGGTATCGGCATCGTCGCAGACAGTGATACCTACTATCTGGCTCTACAACGCAGCTTTTTTGGCAGTGATCAGGTCGTTCAAGTAATAAAAGTGGGTCTCAATGGCGATGTAGATACTAACTGGTTGCCGGGCAACAATGGCTTTAGTATTTATCATGGCACGGGGCTGAAGGTATTTGATTTACTTGAAACGCAAGGTGGGCTGCTGCTCAGTGGCCAGAAGTTTAATTATTTGGGCAACAACTACCTGTCTGAGCATTGGCTGGGCGAAGTAACCACAACCGCTGAGTTTAACCAGAACTTTGGCTCATTTGGTCAACGCACTGTCAGTGTTGGCCGTCGAGATGAGACATTTGTCGCGGGACACACTTCCAGCTTTAGCGCATCGGCGGGGCACTTACTACTCAGTGGCCAGGCTAACAACTGGCAAAGCTCTCCACAGGCGGTACCGTATGTACTGAAGCTTGACGGCGTTGGCCAGCGGACACGTACCTTTGGCAACCTGGGTTTAACATCGACAGTCCCTGTAACAACGATGGGGACTATGTCCAGTGCCACAGTGGGTGCCATTGCTGAAGACAGTGCCGGTGCTGTTTTACTGAGTGCTTCGGGCATAGTATCCGTGTCCGCTGGTGATGAGCAGGCCATGGCAACGTTTAGCAAATTTAATAACTTAGGCACTCTGGATACCACTTTTGCCAATAGTGGCGTATTCAGCCTGACCGCTAGTGAGTACAAAGCTGAGGCCTCTGCTCTGGATTTAACACAGCTTACAGTACTGCCCTCTGGAGATATTCTTGCTCTTGGACAAGTAACAGCCAGCTGTTACACCCACAGTATGGCCTTCATTGTTTCCAGCTCTGGTAGTTTGTCAAGTTCATTCGAATACACCATTCCGGGTACGCCCAGCTGTAGCCCTAATGCACATAGAGTATCTATGATCCATACTGTAGGTAGTAGCCTGGTCGGGATTGGGCAAAGTCAACCGGGGCCAACTGCACCTCTGTTACTTCTCGCCAAAGCCAGTGTAACCGGCGTGCCGGATACCAGCTTTGGAACAGATGGTCTGGCCTTGCTGGACATTGGGCTGAGCGCAGGCGATGACATTACCATTAAAGGGTCTATGGTTGATGCCAGTCAGGGCTTTATTGTTTTTGGCTACGCTGGCACCAATAACTTTGTCGTTCGGGTGACCAGTTCTGGCGCTCTTGATACAAGCTTTGCAGACGGCGGAGTTTTAAAATTTGCACAGCTCGAAGGCGAAGCCGTGCTATTAAGTCAGGCCTGGATTGAAAGCAGCGGTAAGTTACTGCTATTTGCTCAGGCAAGCAGCTCGAAATCCTTATATGTCGGCCAGCTGTTGCTCAGCGAATCTCCCGGAAGCTGGGATAGTAGCTTTAATGACACCGGTGCACAGCTTTTCAGTAGTTCAGTGACAGGCAATTTGGTCACTGTACTTGCACAAAGCAGCAGTACCGAATTTGTCTTTGTGTTGCAGCAGTCAGCGCCAGCCAGAGTGAATTTACAAGCCGGCCAGGTCGTTCAACAGTGA
- a CDS encoding MBL fold metallo-hydrolase, producing MKIKFYGVRGSTPTPGPTTVHYGGNTVCVTLESDKGKRLILDAGTGLRILGQELMHTRQPFYILLSHNHWDHIQGFPFFIPAYIAKRQITIVPGVTEEHAPDAILKQMLGSYFPVPHTTLAADIRVEPQTQDHWQHEGFDIQRCAMNHPGGGSAYRIRADGLDIVYATDNELNPPGLPVTSFQQWVDFVKGADYLIHDGQFVPDDYPLKHGWGHSLIKDALLLAEQGSVKHLVLISHDPDRSDAELDQIAADIKSQNWSFSTILAREGLTLP from the coding sequence ATGAAAATAAAGTTTTACGGTGTGCGGGGGTCTACCCCCACACCCGGTCCAACCACCGTGCACTATGGTGGCAATACGGTATGTGTAACGCTCGAAAGTGACAAAGGAAAGCGCTTGATCCTGGATGCGGGGACTGGGCTTAGAATTCTAGGCCAGGAACTGATGCATACCCGCCAGCCCTTCTACATATTATTGAGCCACAATCATTGGGACCACATTCAGGGCTTTCCCTTTTTCATTCCTGCCTACATCGCCAAACGTCAGATAACCATAGTGCCGGGCGTAACAGAAGAACACGCCCCCGACGCCATCCTAAAGCAAATGCTTGGCAGCTACTTCCCTGTGCCACATACTACCCTGGCAGCTGATATTAGAGTAGAACCGCAAACTCAGGACCATTGGCAGCACGAAGGCTTTGACATTCAACGCTGCGCCATGAACCACCCAGGTGGTGGCAGCGCTTATCGCATTCGTGCAGATGGTTTAGACATTGTCTATGCCACAGACAATGAGCTTAACCCACCAGGTTTGCCTGTTACCTCGTTTCAGCAATGGGTAGATTTTGTAAAAGGGGCAGATTACCTGATCCACGACGGCCAGTTTGTTCCGGATGATTACCCATTAAAACATGGCTGGGGGCATTCACTGATCAAAGATGCCCTGCTGCTGGCAGAGCAAGGGAGTGTTAAGCACCTGGTACTGATCAGCCATGATCCGGACCGTAGTGATGCCGAACTTGACCAGATAGCCGCTGATATAAAAAGCCAGAACTGGTCGTTTTCGACCATTCTGGCCCGAGAGGGGCTGACGCTGCCATGA